From the Prunus dulcis chromosome 4, ALMONDv2, whole genome shotgun sequence genome, one window contains:
- the LOC117624594 gene encoding uncharacterized protein LOC117624594 has translation MEHNKSRAGENSSSRGYKMKKLDSHKNCPSRDAIAGSDLWTDGLICAFEFIRGRKKSISSKPGSRILTKQQTDGEHERLRVPSVGFSESSSPMEDRNKSPSDDYRDSQIQHDIERFEGGHWVPIGWSRLSEIVQTVQADFGWACQEFGVDDEDDFTVADLAAPYWERPAGPIWWCHVSAGHPSVDAWLRNAQWLHPAVSLALRDESRLISDRMKHLLYEVPVRVAGGLLFELLGQSAGNPFVDEDDIPIVLRSWQAQNFLVTVLHIKGHVSSVNVLGITEVQELLSTGGYNVPRTAHEVIAHLTCRLSRWDDRLFRKSIFGVADEVELKFMNRRNHEDMNLLFVILNQEIRKLSRQVIRVKWSLHAREEIVFELFLHLRGNVARNLLEQIRKSTREMIEEQEAVRGRLFTIQDVMQSTVRAWLQDRSLRVTHNLAVFGGGGLVLSIITGLFGINVDGMPGAQNAPYAFGVFAAILVFLGVVLIAVGLLYLGLKKPITEEQVKVRKLELQELVEMFQHEAETHAQVSKKVSRNNLTPTAGDAFPHDADYIVLQ, from the exons ATGGAACACAACAAAAGCAGGGCTGGTGAGAACAGTTCTTCCCGTGGTTATAAGATGAAGAAACTAGATAGCCATAAAAACTGTCCTAGTAGAGATGCCATTGCTGGAAGTGATCTTTGGACAGATGGACTTATTTGCGCTTTCGAATTTATTCGAGGCCGGAAGAAATCAATTAGTTCGAAACCTGGCTCAAGAATCCTAACCAAACAACAAACAGATGGTGAGCATGAGAGGCTGCGTGTTCCTTCTGTTGGATTTTCTGAGTCTTCTTCCCCAATGGAAGATAGGAACAAGTCCCCAAGTGATGACTACAGAGATAGCCAGATTCAACATGATATTGAAAGATTTGAGGGTGGTCATTGGGTACCAATTGGGTGGTCTAGACTTTCAGAAATTGTCCAAACTGTGCAAGCTGATTTTGGTTGGGCGTGTCAGGAGTTTGGGGTGGATGATGAAGATGACTTCACTGTTGCAGATTTAGCAGCTCCCTATTGGGAGCGTCCAGCAGGGCCCATTTGGTGGTGCCATGTCTCTGCAGGTCACCCATCAGTTGATGCATGGCTCAGAAATGCCCAGTGGCTACACCCTGCCGTTAGTTTAGCCTTGAGAGATGAAAGTCGACTGATTAGTGACAGGATGAAGCACCTGCTATATGAG GTCCCAGTTAGGGTTGCTGGGGGATTGTTGTTTGAGCTCTTGGGACAGTCAGCTGGTAATCCATTTGTTGATGAGGATGATATTCCCATTGTACTTCGCTCCTGGCAAGCACAAAACTTCCTTGTAACTGTTTTGCATATAAAGGGGCATGTATCAAGTGTTAATGTGTTGGGTATCACAGAAGTTCAG GAACTTCTTTCCACTGGCGGCTATAACGTACCTAGAACAGCGCATGAAGTCATAGCACATCTAACTTGCCGCCTTTCTCGATGGGATGATAG GTTATTCCGTAAGTCCATATTTGGGGTGGCAGATGAGgttgaattaaaatttatgaacAG GAGAAACCATGAAGATATGAATCTATTATTTGTAATCCTCAACCAAGAAATCAGAAAGTTATCAAGACAG GTTATCAGAGTGAAGTGGTCACTTCATGCAAGGGAGGAGATTGTATTCGAGCTTTTTCTACATTTGAGAGGAAATGTAGCAAGAAACTTATTAGAGCAAATAAGAAAGAGCACAAGAGAAATGATTGAGGAGCAGGAAGCTGTTCGGGGCCGCTTATTTACCATTCAGGATGTGATGCAGAGCACTGTTCGTGCATGGCTGCAG GATAGAAGCCTTCGAGTGACGCATAACTTGGCTGTTTTTGGTGGTGGCGGCCTCGTCCTTTCCATCATCACCGGACTATTTGGAATCAATGTCGATGGAATGCCCGGAGCACAGAACGCACCGTATGCCTTCGGTGTTTTTGCAGCCATTCTCGTCTTTCTCGGAGTGGTGCTAATTGCAGTTGGGTTGCTCTACCTTGGGTTGAAAAAACCAATCACGGAAGAGCAAGTCAAAGTTAGAAAGTTGGAGCTTCAAGAGTTAGTTGAGATGTTTCAGCATGAGGCAGAGACTCATGCCCAGGTTAGTAAAAAAGTGTCCCGGAATAATTTAACCCCAACCGCCGGCGATGCATTCCCACATGATGCAGATTATATTGTCCTTCAATGA
- the LOC117624596 gene encoding coatomer subunit zeta-2-like, with product MESCPSIKNILLLDSEGKRVAVKYYSEDWPTNSAKESFEKAVFTKTQKTNARTEAEIAMFENTIVVYKFVQDLHFFVTGGDNENELILSTVLQGFFDAVGVLLRGNVDKKEALENLDLILLCLDEIVDGGIVLETDSNVIASKVASHSIDAGAPLSEQTISQALATAREHLARSLLK from the exons ATG GAGTCGTGCCCTTCCATTAAGAACATCCTCCTCCTCGATTCTGAAGGGAAGCGTGTGGCTGTCAAGTATTATTCAGAGGACTGGCCAACAAATAGTGCAAAGGAATCTTTTGAGAAAGCTGTATTTACTAAAACTCAAAAGACAAATGCACGGACAGAAG CCGAGATAGCAATGTTTGAGAACACCATTGTAGTCTACAAGTTTGTTCAAGACCTTCACTTTTTTGTTACTGGGGGTGACAATGAAAATGAGCTCATTTTATCCACAGTTCTCCAGGGATTTTTCGATGCAGTTGGTGTTCTCCTTAG AGGCAATGTAGACAAGAAGGAGGCACTTGAGAATTTGGATCTCATTTTATTATGCCTTGATGAAATTGTTGATGGCGG TATTGTCCTCGAGACCGATTCAAATGTTATAGCAAGTAAGGTTGCAAGTCATAGCATTGATGCTGGAGCTCCATTGTCCGAGCAG ACAATTAGTCAAGCTTTGGCCACTGCGCGCGAGCATCTTGCTAGATCACTTCTTAAATGA